The Variovorax paradoxus genome window below encodes:
- a CDS encoding response regulator transcription factor: protein MTSSKNTNPSAFQSISSLALIFGDEHERGPLRTALDSQGFTSAAFDSVQALWDSISLGRRYDALVACADKAWNQRRWASLRGVVKLPVLVVISRDAMNVASTFNDEPLNSERVEFVTAPVNGAELSMRLQLLQSRKLAPVDLPAEEDLVCGGYYFKRLRRIVMVDGEEVRLQPREFDIALILFENLGKVITREEIETRLFDRLANPGSRVLDVHMTRLRKKLELGPHRGVQLLTIYGIGYRLVVLGSTFTS, encoded by the coding sequence ATGACGTCGAGCAAGAACACGAATCCGTCGGCGTTCCAATCCATTTCCTCCCTGGCCTTGATCTTCGGCGACGAGCACGAGCGCGGTCCCTTGCGCACCGCGCTGGATTCGCAGGGTTTCACCTCGGCCGCCTTCGATTCGGTGCAGGCCCTGTGGGATTCGATCTCCCTGGGGCGTCGCTACGATGCCCTGGTCGCGTGCGCGGACAAGGCATGGAACCAGCGGCGCTGGGCCAGCTTGCGCGGCGTTGTGAAGCTGCCCGTTCTGGTCGTCATATCGCGCGACGCGATGAACGTGGCCTCCACCTTCAACGACGAACCGCTCAACAGCGAACGCGTCGAGTTCGTCACCGCGCCCGTCAATGGCGCGGAGCTGTCGATGCGACTGCAGCTGCTGCAATCGCGAAAGCTGGCGCCGGTCGATCTGCCGGCCGAGGAGGACCTGGTCTGCGGCGGCTACTACTTCAAGCGATTGCGGCGCATCGTGATGGTCGATGGCGAAGAGGTTCGCCTGCAGCCGCGCGAGTTCGACATCGCGCTCATCCTGTTCGAGAACCTCGGCAAGGTCATCACCCGCGAAGAGATCGAGACCCGGCTTTTCGATCGGCTCGCCAATCCCGGCTCGCGCGTGCTCGACGTGCACATGACCCGCCTGCGCAAGAAGCTCGAACTCGGGCCGCACAGGGGAGTTCAGCTGCTCACGATCTACGGGATCGGCTATCGCCTGGTCGTGCTGGGCTCGACGTTCACTTCGTAG
- a CDS encoding NAD(P)-dependent oxidoreductase: MPSLESKTLFVTGASRGIGKAIALRAARDGANIVVAAKTATADPRLPGTIHSAAEEIVAAGGQALAVVVDVRDETQVRAAVDAAVARFGGIDILVNNASAIHLETVERTPMKRYDLMFEINARGSYLCAQACLPHLEKAANPHILTLSPPLDLNPKWFARHAAYTTSKYAMSMLSRGLAEELRERGIASNSLWPRTVIATSALRIAAPEVAGQARVPAVMADAAWHILTRPSRELTGQLLLDEQVLREAGVTDFGPYLVTPGVEPLIDFFVEP; encoded by the coding sequence ATGCCTTCCCTCGAATCCAAGACCCTTTTCGTCACCGGCGCGAGCCGCGGCATCGGCAAGGCCATCGCGCTGCGGGCCGCGCGCGACGGCGCCAACATCGTGGTGGCGGCCAAGACGGCGACGGCCGATCCACGCCTGCCGGGCACCATCCACAGCGCCGCCGAGGAGATCGTCGCGGCCGGCGGCCAGGCGCTCGCGGTGGTGGTCGACGTGCGCGACGAGACCCAGGTCCGCGCCGCCGTCGATGCCGCCGTGGCGCGCTTCGGCGGCATCGACATCCTGGTCAACAACGCCAGCGCGATCCACCTCGAGACGGTGGAGCGCACGCCGATGAAGCGCTACGACCTGATGTTCGAGATCAATGCGCGCGGCAGCTACCTCTGCGCGCAGGCCTGCCTGCCGCATCTCGAGAAGGCGGCCAATCCGCACATCCTGACGCTGTCGCCGCCGCTGGACCTGAACCCCAAGTGGTTCGCGCGCCATGCGGCCTACACCACCTCGAAGTACGCGATGAGCATGCTGAGCCGCGGCCTGGCCGAGGAACTGCGCGAACGCGGCATCGCGAGCAACTCGCTGTGGCCGCGCACCGTGATCGCCACCAGCGCGCTGCGCATCGCGGCGCCCGAGGTGGCGGGCCAGGCGCGCGTGCCGGCCGTGATGGCCGATGCCGCCTGGCACATCCTGACCCGGCCGAGCCGCGAACTCACGGGCCAGCTGCTGCTCGACGAGCAGGTGCTGCGCGAGGCCGGCGTCACCGACTTCGGGCCCTACCTCGTGACGCCGGGCGTCGAGCCGCTGATCGACTTCTTCGTGGAACCGTGA
- a CDS encoding AMP-binding protein: MQTIDPERAAIARVSLADIVRRGARRHPDKTAVIQGERRISFAELDAGSERVGEALRDQGFTGHCIATLCLNSIEHLSAIQAIHKSGNVWVPVNVQLDAAAIEHVLSHAEVGAVFIDAPLLAMPALRALIERLGLLTVVIGGTQPAPEGTLPFDALASRAPAQPLGAPGGDDELALIMYTSGTTGKQKGVMHSHRSVHGALLSCAQSFEATEHDVVGSVLPLFHCAQHTISMGALLTGATIWLASGFDPAAMLAAIERERISWLSCLPMMYDALMKHPQRPATDLSSLRLCMYGLAPIPKNLLAQIRSEMCADVRLGTGQTEMYPPTMVYRASDHPSKDGNCWGMSVAGVETAVMDDDGRLLGPGEIGEIVHRGPNVFLGYLKDPEATAAARRFGWHHTGDIGMFEADGQMLFLDRKKDMIKSGGENVSSIKLEAVLLAHPAVGAAAVVGLPHPHWGEAVAAFVVRRPAAEACGEDELLAFCRERLGRFEVPKSIRFVDALPMTPTGKVQKFQLRSGHLELFAPDAALR, from the coding sequence ATGCAGACCATCGACCCCGAACGCGCGGCCATCGCGCGCGTGTCCCTCGCCGACATCGTGCGCCGCGGCGCCCGCCGCCATCCCGACAAGACCGCCGTGATCCAGGGCGAGCGGCGCATCAGCTTCGCCGAACTCGACGCGGGCAGCGAGCGCGTCGGCGAGGCGCTGCGCGACCAGGGGTTCACGGGCCACTGCATCGCGACCCTGTGCCTCAACTCGATCGAGCACCTGAGCGCGATCCAGGCCATCCACAAGTCCGGCAATGTCTGGGTGCCGGTCAACGTGCAGCTCGATGCGGCCGCGATCGAGCACGTGCTGAGCCATGCCGAGGTCGGCGCCGTCTTCATCGATGCGCCGCTGCTCGCCATGCCCGCGCTGCGCGCGCTGATCGAGCGCCTGGGCCTGCTGACGGTGGTGATCGGCGGCACGCAACCCGCGCCAGAGGGCACCCTGCCCTTCGACGCACTGGCCTCGCGCGCGCCCGCCCAGCCGCTGGGCGCGCCGGGCGGCGACGACGAGCTCGCGCTGATCATGTACACCAGCGGCACCACCGGCAAGCAGAAGGGCGTGATGCATTCGCACCGCTCGGTGCACGGCGCGCTGCTGAGCTGCGCGCAGAGCTTCGAGGCCACCGAGCACGACGTGGTCGGCTCGGTGCTGCCGCTGTTCCATTGCGCGCAGCACACCATCAGCATGGGCGCGCTGCTGACCGGCGCCACGATCTGGCTGGCCAGCGGCTTCGATCCCGCGGCCATGCTGGCGGCGATCGAACGCGAGCGCATCAGCTGGCTGTCGTGCCTGCCGATGATGTACGACGCGCTGATGAAGCATCCGCAGCGCCCCGCCACCGATCTGTCGTCGCTGCGCCTGTGCATGTACGGCCTGGCGCCGATACCGAAGAACCTGCTCGCGCAGATCCGCAGCGAGATGTGCGCCGACGTGCGCCTGGGCACCGGCCAGACCGAGATGTACCCGCCGACCATGGTCTACCGCGCGAGCGACCATCCCAGCAAGGACGGCAACTGCTGGGGCATGTCGGTGGCGGGCGTCGAGACCGCGGTGATGGACGACGACGGCCGGCTGCTCGGGCCGGGCGAGATCGGCGAGATCGTCCATCGCGGTCCCAACGTCTTCCTCGGCTACCTCAAGGACCCCGAGGCGACGGCCGCGGCGCGCCGCTTCGGCTGGCACCACACGGGCGACATCGGCATGTTCGAGGCCGACGGGCAGATGCTGTTCCTCGACCGCAAGAAGGACATGATCAAGTCGGGCGGCGAGAACGTCTCGAGCATCAAGCTCGAGGCGGTGCTGCTGGCCCATCCCGCGGTGGGCGCCGCGGCCGTGGTGGGCCTGCCGCATCCGCACTGGGGCGAGGCGGTCGCGGCCTTCGTGGTGCGGCGCCCCGCCGCCGAAGCCTGCGGCGAGGACGAACTGCTGGCCTTCTGCCGCGAGCGCCTGGGCCGCTTCGAGGTGCCGAAGTCGATCCGCTTCGTCGACGCGCTGCCGATGACGCCGACGGGCAAGGTGCAGAAGTTCCAGCTGCGCAGCGGGCACCTGGAACTGTTCGCGCCGGACGCCGCGCTTCGCTAA
- a CDS encoding bifunctional 5,10-methylene-tetrahydrofolate dehydrogenase/5,10-methylene-tetrahydrofolate cyclohydrolase (catalyzes the formation of 5,10-methenyltetrahydrofolate from 5,10-methylenetetrahydrofolate and subsequent formation of 10-formyltetrahydrofolate from 5,10-methenyltetrahydrofolate) produces MTAPTPCILLDGKSVATANEEALRQRVLALKARTGERTPILATLLVGDDPSSATYVRMKGNACRRVGMDSRVVTLDARATTADVLREIDALNADEQVHGILLQHPVPAQVDERQCFDRIAIRKDVDGVTSHGFGRMALGQPAFGSATPAGIMRLLAHYGIGLAGKRAVVVGRSPILGKPLAMMLLNADATVTVCHSKTANLADEVRRAEVIVGAVGRPRFIRGDWIRDGAIVIDAGYHEGGVGDIETKGLFERCAALTPVPGGVGPMTISTLISQTLEAAERAA; encoded by the coding sequence ATGACCGCCCCGACGCCCTGCATCCTGCTCGACGGCAAGTCGGTCGCCACCGCGAACGAGGAGGCGCTGCGACAGCGGGTCTTAGCACTGAAGGCGAGGACCGGCGAACGCACCCCCATCCTCGCCACCCTCCTGGTCGGCGACGATCCCTCGTCCGCGACCTACGTGCGAATGAAGGGCAATGCCTGCCGCCGCGTCGGCATGGACTCGCGCGTCGTGACGCTCGATGCGCGCGCGACCACCGCGGACGTGCTGCGCGAGATCGATGCACTGAACGCCGACGAACAGGTGCATGGCATCCTGCTGCAGCATCCCGTTCCCGCGCAGGTGGACGAGCGGCAGTGCTTCGACCGCATCGCGATCCGCAAGGACGTGGACGGCGTCACCAGCCACGGCTTCGGCCGGATGGCATTGGGCCAGCCCGCCTTCGGCTCGGCGACGCCCGCGGGCATCATGCGGCTGCTCGCGCACTACGGCATCGGCCTCGCCGGCAAGCGCGCGGTGGTCGTCGGCCGCAGCCCGATCCTCGGCAAGCCGCTGGCGATGATGCTGCTGAACGCCGATGCGACGGTGACCGTGTGCCACTCGAAGACCGCGAACCTCGCCGACGAGGTGCGGCGCGCGGAGGTCATCGTCGGCGCCGTCGGCCGGCCGCGCTTCATCCGCGGCGACTGGATCCGCGACGGCGCCATCGTCATCGATGCCGGCTACCACGAGGGTGGCGTCGGCGACATCGAGACCAAGGGACTGTTCGAGCGCTGCGCGGCGCTCACGCCGGTGCCGGGCGGCGTGGGGCCGATGACGATCTCGACGCTGATCTCGCAGACGCTGGAGGCGGCGGAGCGTGCAGCCTAG
- a CDS encoding response regulator, translating into MRTPGATSTPSGPVPGPADSHAQLVRERLLRRMFVMGPPTVLTALASAIAMAGVFFWMTRGFGALAWGVAICTLLCLRLVFMRWNARLYPEPEFTLRQPEGAWRFMLPLGAYMSMWTLAPWALMPPGTESPMRILILLLGMFAVLMGSVPVIATWRAMVPVVTIPLTLGVVTRFAWMGGTDGWFTCVVGLLFGGSMARYALSQHQLIRRSLSDQIDKELLSEQLLRQSFELQRLNRERSRFFASASHDLRQPVHALALFSRSLERDLADHPLAPVASRVVQATDAVSGLLNAMLDISKIDAGTVVPQPVRMAVDPLFLRLSQIFEPRTQQAGLALRFHTAPEWLQTDGDLLLRVLTNFVDNALKYTREGGILVSARPRGDRLRLAVWDTGLGIAPEHLPHVFDEFYQVDNPQRDVARGLGIGLAIVKRLVDLLGGEIGVRSRLGRGSVFWVDLPRRPPVPSALPAAPAAVPDTAQADTTELPLVPPRVLLLDDEQPVGEAVRMWLAPYCERIEITNRLAEASAQVRATPDGFDAFLIDFRLADPQDGIEATAELRRLAGRRVPTILVTGDTDPERVRAAYASGLVVMFKPVQPEVLLRTLHQIIRGEQDERGERHG; encoded by the coding sequence ATGCGTACGCCCGGCGCCACCTCCACCCCGTCGGGCCCCGTGCCCGGGCCCGCCGACTCCCACGCGCAACTGGTCCGCGAACGCCTGCTGCGGCGCATGTTCGTGATGGGACCGCCCACGGTGTTGACGGCACTGGCTTCGGCGATCGCGATGGCCGGCGTGTTCTTCTGGATGACGCGCGGCTTCGGCGCGCTGGCATGGGGCGTCGCGATCTGCACGCTGCTGTGCCTGCGGCTGGTGTTCATGCGCTGGAACGCGCGCCTCTACCCCGAGCCCGAGTTCACGCTGCGCCAGCCCGAGGGCGCGTGGCGCTTCATGCTGCCGCTGGGCGCCTACATGTCGATGTGGACGCTGGCGCCCTGGGCGCTGATGCCGCCGGGCACCGAGTCGCCGATGCGCATCCTGATCCTGCTGCTGGGCATGTTCGCGGTGCTCATGGGCTCGGTGCCGGTGATCGCCACCTGGCGCGCGATGGTGCCCGTGGTCACGATTCCGCTCACGCTGGGGGTGGTCACGCGCTTCGCCTGGATGGGCGGCACCGATGGCTGGTTCACCTGCGTGGTCGGGCTGCTGTTCGGCGGCTCGATGGCGCGCTATGCGCTGTCGCAGCACCAGCTGATCCGGCGCAGCCTGTCGGACCAGATCGACAAGGAACTGCTGAGCGAGCAGCTGCTGCGCCAGTCCTTCGAACTGCAGCGGCTCAACCGCGAGCGCAGCCGCTTCTTCGCCTCGGCCAGCCACGACCTGCGCCAGCCGGTGCATGCGCTGGCGCTGTTCTCGCGCTCGCTGGAGCGCGACCTCGCCGACCATCCGCTGGCCCCCGTGGCCAGCCGCGTGGTGCAGGCCACCGACGCGGTGAGCGGCCTGCTCAACGCGATGCTCGACATCTCGAAGATCGACGCGGGCACGGTGGTGCCGCAGCCGGTGCGGATGGCGGTGGACCCGCTGTTCCTGCGGCTGTCGCAGATCTTCGAGCCGCGCACCCAGCAGGCGGGCCTCGCGCTGCGTTTCCACACCGCGCCCGAATGGCTGCAGACCGATGGCGACCTGCTGCTGCGCGTGCTGACCAACTTCGTCGACAACGCGCTCAAGTACACGCGTGAGGGCGGCATCCTCGTGAGCGCGCGGCCGCGCGGGGACCGCCTGCGGCTGGCCGTGTGGGACACCGGCCTGGGCATCGCGCCCGAGCACCTGCCCCATGTGTTCGACGAGTTCTACCAGGTCGACAACCCGCAGCGCGATGTCGCGCGCGGCCTGGGCATCGGGCTGGCCATCGTCAAGCGGCTGGTGGACCTGCTCGGCGGCGAGATCGGCGTGCGCTCGCGGCTCGGCCGCGGCAGCGTGTTCTGGGTCGACCTGCCGCGCCGCCCGCCCGTGCCCAGCGCCTTGCCCGCCGCGCCCGCGGCCGTGCCCGATACCGCGCAGGCCGACACCACCGAGCTGCCGCTGGTGCCGCCGCGCGTGCTGCTGCTCGACGACGAGCAGCCGGTGGGCGAGGCGGTGCGCATGTGGCTCGCGCCCTACTGCGAGCGCATCGAGATCACGAACCGGCTCGCCGAAGCCAGCGCGCAGGTGCGCGCCACGCCCGACGGCTTCGACGCCTTCCTCATCGACTTCCGGCTCGCCGATCCGCAGGACGGCATCGAGGCCACCGCGGAACTGCGCCGGCTCGCCGGCCGCCGCGTGCCCACGATCCTGGTCACGGGCGATACCGATCCCGAGCGCGTGCGCGCGGCCTATGCCAGCGGGCTGGTCGTGATGTTCAAGCCGGTGCAGCCGGAGGTGCTGTTGCGGACGCTGCACCAGATCATTCGCGGAGAGCAGGACGAGCGCGGCGAGCGGCACGGCTAG
- a CDS encoding amidohydrolase family protein yields the protein MTRIAFTNVRIFDGSGEDPYAGDLLVEGKRIVEVARFPQRVSTDDARVIDGKGRFLMPGMTEAHTHFSWNDQPSLAAIQFMPPEEHMLWCVRVAKRYLDMGWTSAIGAAAAKPRLDVVLRNAIDAGEFPGPRYLAGSQEITTIGALGDNTLPHMKFEELSFGSVCSGPEEIRKSARTFIKYGVDHLKINLSGEYIAGLPAEMSPFAEDEVAMLAQEAKRYGKRMAAHARSSESVKQCVRHGIEMVYHASFADSEALDMLEAARDRHFVAPGIGWLIRTTYNAAEYGITEAVATQMGYKRELEIASASLREMHKRGIRILPGGDYGFAWMPHGTNANDLQYFVDYIGMTPKEALMAATRLGGQIMLRPDELGRLKAGFLADIVLVDGDPLQDLSLLTDPAKVQLVMKDGVIHKDCATPVPPHAALHLDGGDTPLQEQGVKEALAEMH from the coding sequence ATGACCCGTATTGCATTCACCAACGTTCGCATCTTCGACGGCTCGGGCGAGGACCCGTACGCCGGCGACCTTCTCGTGGAGGGAAAGCGCATCGTCGAGGTGGCGCGCTTCCCCCAGCGAGTGAGCACCGATGACGCGCGCGTGATCGATGGCAAGGGCCGCTTTCTCATGCCGGGAATGACCGAGGCTCATACGCATTTCTCGTGGAACGACCAGCCGTCCCTCGCGGCCATCCAGTTCATGCCGCCCGAGGAGCACATGCTTTGGTGCGTGCGCGTGGCCAAGCGCTACCTCGACATGGGGTGGACCTCCGCGATCGGCGCCGCAGCGGCCAAGCCGCGGCTGGACGTGGTCTTGCGCAACGCCATCGACGCGGGCGAGTTCCCCGGCCCGCGCTACCTGGCCGGCAGCCAGGAGATCACCACCATCGGCGCGCTGGGCGACAACACGCTGCCGCACATGAAGTTCGAAGAACTCAGTTTCGGCAGTGTCTGCAGCGGTCCCGAGGAGATCCGCAAGTCGGCCCGCACCTTCATCAAGTACGGCGTGGACCACCTGAAGATCAATCTGTCGGGTGAGTACATCGCCGGCCTGCCCGCGGAGATGTCGCCGTTCGCCGAAGACGAGGTCGCCATGCTGGCGCAGGAAGCCAAGCGCTATGGCAAGCGCATGGCCGCGCATGCGCGCTCCAGCGAGTCGGTCAAGCAGTGCGTGCGCCACGGCATCGAGATGGTCTACCACGCCAGCTTTGCCGATTCGGAAGCGCTTGACATGCTCGAGGCGGCCAGGGACCGGCACTTCGTCGCACCGGGCATCGGCTGGCTCATTCGCACGACCTACAACGCGGCCGAGTACGGCATCACGGAGGCGGTCGCCACGCAGATGGGCTACAAGCGCGAACTGGAGATCGCATCGGCGTCGCTGCGCGAGATGCACAAGCGCGGCATTCGCATCCTGCCGGGCGGCGACTATGGATTCGCGTGGATGCCGCACGGCACCAATGCCAACGACCTCCAGTACTTCGTCGACTACATCGGCATGACACCCAAGGAGGCACTGATGGCTGCGACGCGGCTGGGCGGACAGATCATGCTGCGGCCCGACGAACTGGGGCGCTTGAAGGCCGGCTTTCTCGCCGACATCGTCCTGGTGGACGGTGACCCGCTGCAAGACCTGTCGCTGCTGACGGACCCGGCCAAGGTGCAACTGGTGATGAAGGATGGCGTAATTCACAAGGACTGCGCAACCCCGGTACCGCCGCACGCGGCCCTGCACCTCGACGGCGGCGACACGCCATTGCAGGAACAGGGCGTCAAGGAGGCGCTGGCCGAGATGCACTGA